A stretch of the Takifugu flavidus isolate HTHZ2018 chromosome 1, ASM371156v2, whole genome shotgun sequence genome encodes the following:
- the LOC130529825 gene encoding olfactory receptor 52E4-like, whose amino-acid sequence MENNSASFHFNLTMFVNIGHYRYLAFVFCLLLYSFMISANFVIILVVSRERTLHEPMYIFIALLSVNSLYGSTGFFPRFLMDLLLDTHFMSRSACFTQIYVFYTYISFEMTILGIIAYDRHVAICNPLHYHRKMTHKTVVLLASSACLIPVFTIAVGLYLSVRLPLCGNEIKRVFCGNWNVVKLSCVSTIVNNIYGMFLTILTIIFPLLYVLYTYIQIVATCWKGSAGFNRRVFQSCVPHIISFVINSLTVFCDIALSRNNIEEINPFLAVIFSLEFVVIPPVLNPLVYGLKLEQIRREILRLFTRHNIII is encoded by the coding sequence ATGGAAAACAACTCAGCGTCTTTTCACTTCAACCTCACGATGTTCGTGAACATTGGGCACTACCGATACCTGGCCTTTGTTTTCTGCCTACTGCTCTACAGCTTCATGATCTCTGCTAACTTTGTCATAATCTTGGTGGTATCACGAGAGAGAACTCTGCATGAGCCAATGTACATATTCATAGCTCTTCTATCGGTCAACTCTCTGTACGGTTCCACCGGCTTCTTTCCCAGATTCCTCATGGACCTTCTTCTTGATACTCACTTTATGTCACGTAGTGCATGTTTCACTCAGATTTACGTTTTCTACACATatatttcatttgaaatgaccATTCTAGGTATTATTGCTTATGACAGACATGTTGCTATTTGTAATCCTTTACATTACCACAGAAAGATGACACATAAAACTGTTGTGCTGCTGGCATCCTCAGCTTGTCTCATTCCAGTTTTTACTATAGCAGTTGGCCTGTATCTGTCCGTCAGGCTTCCATTATGTGGCAATGAGATTAAAAGGGTATTTTGTGGCAACTGGAACGTGGTAAAATTGTCATGTGTTTCCACTATTGTAAACAATATTTATGGCATGTTTCTGACAATATTGACAATTATTTTCCCACTTTTGTACGTTCTGTACACCTATATACAGATTGTGGCTACTTGTTGGAAAGGTTCTGCAGGATTTAACCGAAGAGTGTTTCAGAGCTGTGTCCCCCACATTATTTCATTTGTCATTAATTCTCTAACAGTTTTTTGTGATATAGCCCTGAGCCGCAATAATATCGAGGAGATAAATCCATTTTTGGCTGTCATTTTTTCACTGGAGTTTGTTGTGATTCCACCAGTTTTAAACCCTCTTGTGTATGGGCTGAAGTTAGAACAGATTAGAAGAGAAATATTAAGACTGTTCACAAGGCATAACATAATTATTTAA
- the LOC130529506 gene encoding olfactory receptor 51E1-like: protein MGNETVLYFNLTMFIMIGNVRYLAFAFCLLTYALIVFSNVTMIWIITQERSLHEPMYIFIAFLSVNSLYGSAGFFPRFLMDLLSDVHLISYAACYSQIYVIYTYATYEVTILSIMAYDRCIAVCQPLHYSRKMTPKTVCALSVFAWVFPAFNLSVTIIMLVRIPLCGNNVQKVYCASWNIVKLSCFSNFNNNTVAMMWVVLLMTVSSGFILYTYARIVIACWRKTLNVRGKVVQSCLPHLISFMVYIITSFSDTVLSRQNVEEINPFLAVILSIGFVIIPPALNPFIYGLKLPEIRRQIIRILRLKH, encoded by the coding sequence ATGGGAAATGAAACTGTCCTTTACTTTAACCTGACCATGTTCATCATGATTGGAAATGTTCGTTATTTAGCCTTTGCCTTTTGTCTCTTGACCTATGCATTAATTGTATTCTCAAATGTCACTATGATATGGATTATAACACAGGAGAGAAGCCTGCATGAGCCCATGTATATTTTCATTGCATTTCTATCAGTCAACTCTCTATACGGTTCTGCTGGTTTCTTCCCCAGGTTTCTCATGGATCTTTTGTCTGATGTTCATTTAATCTCATATGCAGCTTGTTATTCACAGATTTATGTGATATACACATACGCCACTTATGAAGTGACCATCCTGAGCATCATGGCGTATGACAGATGCATCGCTGTGTGCCAGCCACTACACTACAGCAGAAAGATGACACCCAAAACTGTGTGTGCGTTGTCGGTTTTTGCCTgggtttttcctgcttttaacCTGTCAGTAACAATTATTATGCTAGTCAGAATTCCTCTCTGTGGTAATAATGTGCAGAAGGTTTACTGTGCCAGCTGGAACATTGTAAAATTATCATGTTTTTCTAATTTTAACAATAATACAGTTGCTATGATGTGGGTTGTGCTTTTAATGACCGTTTCCTCTGGATTTATATTGTACACTTATGCCAGAATTGTGATCGCATGCTGGAGAAAGACATTGAATGTTCGGGGAAAGGTTGTGCAGAGCTGCCTTCCACATCTTATTTCTTTTATGGTTTATATAATCACGTCGTTTAGTGATACGGTGTTGAGTCGTCAAAATGTGGAGGAGATCAATCCGTTCCTGGCTGTAATTCTGTCTATAGGATTTGTCATCATTCCACCAGCACTGAATCCTTTTATCTACGGTCTGAAGTTACCAGAGATCAGAAGACAGATCATCAGGATCTTGCGCttgaaacactga